The Nitrospiria bacterium genome has a window encoding:
- a CDS encoding c-type cytochrome yields MGHFFKVMLFVAVYLGLFAYVGLQIPQQASLPPEVEKFDPSQIKTKEDLARIGQKIFFGKGQCALCHSLSPSSTARCPNLQGVGGKLTRDFIYESVTQPQAYLYMDYTFSPPKFFPAKMPVINKPPIDLNNNELLSVISFIQSQGGEVTVDPSEIAQPESGATLGKTGDPALGQKVFVKMGCTKCHKAEELQAKAGKKDEASIRQLILDPYAGVTANPKPVHQGFDQEFTIKNFNDVMAYVAGTKPEAGAH; encoded by the coding sequence ATGGGTCATTTCTTTAAAGTGATGCTCTTCGTTGCCGTCTATCTGGGCCTCTTTGCATACGTTGGACTTCAGATTCCGCAACAGGCCTCGTTGCCGCCCGAAGTGGAAAAGTTCGACCCCTCGCAGATCAAGACAAAGGAAGACCTGGCCCGGATCGGGCAGAAGATTTTCTTCGGAAAGGGACAATGCGCGCTGTGCCACTCCCTGAGCCCCAGCTCCACCGCCCGGTGCCCCAATCTCCAGGGGGTCGGGGGAAAGCTGACGCGCGACTTCATCTACGAAAGTGTGACGCAGCCCCAGGCCTATCTCTATATGGACTACACATTCAGCCCGCCGAAATTCTTCCCGGCCAAGATGCCGGTGATCAACAAACCGCCCATTGATTTGAACAACAACGAACTGCTCTCCGTGATCTCCTTTATTCAGAGCCAGGGGGGCGAGGTGACGGTCGATCCGTCGGAAATCGCCCAGCCCGAATCGGGCGCGACCCTGGGCAAGACGGGGGACCCGGCCCTCGGCCAAAAAGTGTTCGTCAAGATGGGCTGCACGAAATGCCACAAGGCGGAGGAATTACAGGCGAAGGCCGGAAAAAAGGACGAGGCCAGCATCCGCCAACTGATCCTCGATCCCTACGCCGGCGTTACCGCGAACCCGAAGCCGGTCCATCAGGGATTCGATCAGGAATTCACAATCAAGAACTTCAACGATGTGATGGCCTACGTCGCCGGCACCAAGCCGGAGGCGGGGGCCCACTAG
- a CDS encoding YajD family HNH nuclease has translation MVAELKKLGRPEGDYRKRSLEIHGLICAKCAREFDETNKHLLTVHHKDGNHQNNPPDGSNWENLCAYCHEDEHSRGQLGDYLSDSDG, from the coding sequence ATGGTGGCGGAACTCAAGAAGCTCGGCCGCCCGGAGGGCGATTACCGCAAGCGCTCGCTCGAGATTCACGGGCTGATCTGCGCCAAATGCGCGCGGGAGTTCGACGAGACGAACAAACACCTCTTGACGGTCCATCACAAGGATGGAAATCATCAAAACAACCCGCCCGACGGTTCCAACTGGGAAAACCTCTGCGCCTACTGCCACGAAGATGAGCACAGCCGGGGACAGTTGGGGGATTATCTTAGCGATTCCGACGGATAA
- a CDS encoding cytochrome c, whose product MNALKRLPIIVKTVIILLAVYIVVRHVIRPPLPSSLVSLYMGLTVVTVWMYLSLYDDKMEEFMAPIKAFLRGWRNENVGVTAARIVILVAVPLYVGASVYARLIPSDQPPIEQRVIHPAPPTEFVGLSNPIPHTPENVTAGKGLFVAYCSPCHGIKLDGKGPQYKGFNPPPANFDDPGTISQLQESYLFWRISKGGVGLPIEGQPWKSAMPRWETRISPDNIWKIIMFEYEGSGSKPRTWE is encoded by the coding sequence ATGAATGCCTTGAAACGATTGCCGATAATCGTGAAGACGGTGATCATTCTTCTGGCGGTTTACATCGTCGTCAGGCATGTGATACGCCCCCCCTTGCCTTCGAGTCTCGTTTCGCTCTACATGGGCCTCACGGTCGTCACGGTCTGGATGTATTTGTCGCTCTATGATGACAAAATGGAAGAATTCATGGCGCCGATCAAGGCCTTTCTCCGCGGGTGGAGAAATGAAAACGTCGGCGTCACGGCCGCACGGATCGTCATCTTGGTGGCCGTTCCCCTTTACGTCGGGGCCTCGGTCTACGCGAGGCTGATTCCGAGCGACCAGCCCCCGATCGAGCAACGCGTGATTCACCCGGCCCCGCCGACGGAATTTGTCGGTCTTTCGAACCCGATTCCGCACACGCCTGAAAATGTCACGGCGGGAAAGGGCCTTTTCGTCGCGTACTGTTCGCCGTGCCACGGCATCAAGCTCGACGGGAAGGGACCCCAGTACAAGGGGTTCAATCCGCCGCCGGCGAATTTCGACGATCCCGGCACGATTTCCCAGCTTCAGGAGTCCTACCTGTTCTGGCGTATCTCGAAGGGAGGCGTGGGACTTCCCATCGAGGGGCAGCCGTGGAAATCGGCCATGCCGCGCTGGGAGACACGGATCTCCCCGGACAATATCTGGAAGATCATCATGTTTGAATACGAAGGCTCCGGAAGCAAGCCCCGGACCTGGGAATAG
- a CDS encoding GIY-YIG nuclease family protein — MRRDVEKKGSWVLYILRCRDGSFYAGITSDLKRRLIQHRDGRASRYTRSRRPLRIVYRESCSSRSDALKRECAVKALPRKEKQKLIKRGRS, encoded by the coding sequence ATGAGACGGGATGTTGAAAAAAAAGGATCTTGGGTTCTTTATATTTTACGATGCCGGGACGGGTCTTTTTATGCCGGCATTACGAGTGATCTCAAGCGGCGCCTGATTCAACACCGGGACGGTCGCGCGTCCCGTTATACACGAAGCCGGAGGCCGTTGAGAATCGTATATCGCGAATCGTGTTCAAGCCGCTCCGATGCATTGAAGCGAGAATGCGCGGTGAAGGCTTTACCACGAAAGGAAAAACAAAAGCTGATTAAAAGAGGTCGGTCCTAA
- a CDS encoding formylglycine-generating enzyme family protein, giving the protein MKYPKTVFYGGLLRYAPPFWISLCLFMSACSRVPQGMVAVPAGEFTMGTDERDTQGKAAEYGIMKPFFNDEHPARRINLPFFFIDKYEVTNADFLDFVQKTGHRPPPDWNGGRYPAAKARHPVVYVTWEDANAYCIWVGKRLPTEAEWEKAARGPDGFRYPWGNDFDESRANINGAVGGTTEVGHYENGRSPYGAYDMTGNVWEWTADWYQPYPGNTDPSDKYGVKVKVLRGNSWAGLGHFPPNIYNEIKAHYSRAGYRLFMSPTGAVNDVGFRCVKSTRQ; this is encoded by the coding sequence ATGAAATACCCCAAGACGGTTTTTTACGGCGGCCTTTTACGATACGCCCCGCCTTTTTGGATAAGCCTGTGTCTGTTCATGTCCGCATGCAGCCGCGTACCGCAGGGAATGGTGGCGGTGCCCGCGGGGGAGTTCACGATGGGCACGGACGAGCGGGACACGCAGGGTAAAGCGGCCGAATACGGGATCATGAAACCCTTCTTTAACGACGAACACCCCGCCCGCCGGATCAATCTGCCGTTTTTTTTCATCGACAAATACGAGGTGACGAATGCGGACTTTCTCGACTTCGTCCAGAAAACGGGCCACAGACCTCCGCCGGACTGGAACGGCGGACGGTATCCCGCGGCCAAGGCGCGCCATCCCGTCGTATACGTCACATGGGAGGACGCCAACGCCTATTGCATCTGGGTCGGGAAACGGCTTCCGACGGAGGCGGAATGGGAAAAGGCCGCGCGCGGTCCGGACGGTTTCAGGTATCCCTGGGGGAATGATTTTGATGAGTCGCGGGCCAACATCAACGGCGCGGTCGGCGGCACGACCGAAGTCGGTCATTACGAGAACGGCCGGAGCCCTTACGGAGCGTACGATATGACCGGAAACGTCTGGGAATGGACGGCCGACTGGTACCAACCCTATCCCGGCAATACCGATCCCTCGGACAAATACGGAGTGAAGGTCAAGGTCCTTCGCGGAAACTCCTGGGCCGGGCTGGGCCATTTCCCGCCGAACATCTACAACGAGATCAAGGCCCACTATTCACGGGCCGGATACCGCCTGTTCATGTCCCCGACCGGTGCGGTCAACGACGTGGGCTTCCGCTGTGTGAAATCCACCCGTCAATAA
- a CDS encoding DUF255 domain-containing protein, with product MKENDQIHWRAWGAEAFQEARASSRPIFLSISAAWCHWCHVMDDESFDHPEVIRRLNHDFIPVRVDSDKRPDINGRYNMGGWPTVAVLDAEGRVMIGETYLPTGRLLEMLSQARREDGAGPAPSQPTESAGPREPKAAEPPALALDTVTGFLSRAFDPEHGGFGGPPKFPQTWAIELLMHLHYRTGHPNPLEMAKLTLDQMRDGALHDPVDGGFFRYATRGDWDRPHYEKLLDVNARMLALYLRSYRLTGDASYRYTAYGVLDYLYTSLSVEGEAWFCGSQSADEEYYALPEEDRAGIESPRRDRTLYTDQNAAAVSALLLAGHLLEDPAYPASALRLLNVLLTRCRHFEHGMVHYIDERPSLPGYLSDQVHMIVALADAFEATGDRRYLDHAEELAGIIHRYLWDEKAGAYWDLPEHPDHEGILKIRIKPLLDNAVAAIGLVRLFHLGGNGEYRRRAGAVLDYLSTVYRPYKHHAAPFGLALERFLNPPHQITVVGRRTDPQWNAMLSSAHRIKSPWKIILPLDSEGDKDRIASLGYAIASGPAAYVCIGTKCLPPVFRPEDLQKV from the coding sequence ATGAAAGAGAACGATCAAATCCATTGGCGCGCCTGGGGCGCGGAGGCCTTTCAGGAAGCCCGGGCATCCTCCAGGCCGATCTTTCTTTCGATATCGGCAGCATGGTGTCACTGGTGCCATGTCATGGACGACGAAAGCTTCGACCATCCCGAAGTGATCCGCCGCCTCAATCACGACTTCATTCCGGTCCGCGTCGACAGCGACAAACGGCCCGACATCAACGGTCGCTACAACATGGGCGGATGGCCTACGGTGGCGGTGCTGGACGCGGAGGGACGGGTGATGATCGGAGAGACCTATCTTCCGACCGGGAGGCTGCTGGAGATGCTGTCCCAGGCCCGGAGGGAAGACGGGGCGGGGCCGGCGCCGTCTCAGCCGACCGAATCGGCCGGCCCCCGGGAACCCAAAGCGGCCGAACCCCCGGCGCTCGCGCTCGACACCGTGACCGGTTTTCTTTCCCGCGCCTTTGATCCCGAACACGGGGGCTTCGGCGGGCCGCCTAAATTTCCGCAGACCTGGGCGATCGAGCTGCTGATGCATCTCCATTACCGCACGGGGCATCCGAACCCCCTCGAGATGGCGAAGCTGACGCTGGATCAGATGCGCGACGGCGCACTCCACGATCCCGTCGATGGAGGGTTCTTCCGCTACGCCACGCGCGGCGACTGGGACCGGCCGCATTATGAAAAGCTCCTCGATGTGAACGCCCGGATGCTGGCGCTTTACCTCCGGTCCTACCGCTTGACCGGGGACGCCTCCTACCGTTACACGGCCTACGGGGTACTGGATTATTTGTACACCTCGTTGTCGGTCGAGGGCGAGGCCTGGTTCTGCGGCAGTCAATCGGCCGACGAGGAGTATTACGCGTTGCCGGAGGAAGACCGGGCCGGGATCGAATCGCCCCGGCGGGATCGGACCCTGTACACCGATCAAAACGCCGCAGCCGTTTCGGCGCTGCTTCTGGCCGGTCATCTTCTCGAGGATCCGGCCTATCCCGCGTCGGCCCTGCGACTCCTCAACGTCCTGTTGACCCGGTGCCGGCATTTCGAGCACGGAATGGTTCATTATATCGACGAACGGCCCTCGCTGCCCGGATATCTGTCGGACCAGGTCCATATGATCGTGGCCCTGGCGGACGCCTTCGAGGCCACCGGCGATCGACGGTACCTGGATCATGCCGAGGAGCTCGCGGGGATCATCCACCGCTATTTGTGGGATGAAAAAGCGGGCGCCTATTGGGATCTGCCGGAGCATCCCGATCACGAGGGGATTCTGAAAATCCGGATCAAGCCCTTGTTGGACAACGCCGTCGCCGCGATCGGTCTGGTCCGCCTGTTCCACCTGGGCGGAAACGGGGAGTACCGGCGTCGGGCCGGGGCGGTTCTGGATTACCTGTCGACCGTGTATCGACCCTACAAGCACCACGCCGCGCCCTTCGGCCTGGCGCTCGAGCGCTTCCTGAATCCGCCCCATCAGATTACCGTCGTCGGGCGACGGACCGATCCCCAATGGAATGCGATGCTTTCATCGGCGCACCGGATCAAGTCGCCCTGGAAAATCATACTCCCCTTGGATTCGGAAGGGGATAAGGACCGCATCGCCTCGCTCGGTTATGCGATCGCATCCGGGCCCGCGGCCTATGTCTGCATCGGGACAAAATGCCTGCCCCCCGTATTTCGGCCGGAGGATCTGCAAAAGGTTTGA
- a CDS encoding MBL fold metallo-hydrolase: MQNPFGKLQYGSLKKVTDRCYLFRNVVNSGIVVTPEGVVVVDTQINAPMARRMLAAIRKVTDAPIKYVINTHYHWDHWAGNDVFREAGATLISGELTREFMHRRSFRQRAFLRSRGFAIPEKDPALPDRTVEEQSTLTLGSVPIHILFLGLAETDDAMAVHLPTERCIMSGDTLMTGSFPILGQPVMSEGLSDDRAWIRTLQKMKALSPEKIIPGHGPLGGVEDIDFFIGLQTYFLDEVIPMYEQGKTTEEIIQTVENGLPERYANLPQVWGTPRYAILRILCSLTGWQQMKPSAIPKVDPEILKIPLKELEDFPQSYIRAAEFFEKENKLDLAIGIMEEGCERHSMDPGIWVARGRLLLKCSRAAGSVLERADFFQEVCRSAERALSIDPRHAPALVLFGSYHAMGAFRNGDDPTEAMMLLERALALPMEPAEEAKARFFLGICYRAMEREDMAVACFNRALELDPSYAPPRMAMMSDEEMLRVPERFKAGGPRPF, encoded by the coding sequence ATGCAAAATCCGTTTGGAAAACTTCAGTACGGCAGCCTGAAAAAGGTCACCGACCGCTGCTACCTGTTCCGGAACGTCGTCAATTCCGGGATCGTCGTCACTCCGGAAGGCGTGGTGGTTGTGGACACGCAGATCAACGCCCCCATGGCCCGCCGGATGCTGGCCGCGATCCGTAAGGTGACGGACGCGCCGATCAAGTACGTCATCAATACCCATTACCATTGGGACCACTGGGCCGGAAACGACGTCTTTCGGGAGGCCGGGGCGACGCTGATCTCGGGCGAGCTGACCAGGGAATTCATGCACCGGCGGAGTTTTCGACAGCGGGCCTTTCTCCGCTCGAGGGGATTTGCGATCCCGGAAAAAGACCCCGCGCTCCCGGACCGGACCGTTGAGGAGCAATCGACGCTGACCCTGGGCTCCGTTCCGATCCATATCCTGTTTCTCGGCCTGGCCGAGACCGACGATGCGATGGCAGTTCATCTTCCGACCGAGCGTTGCATCATGAGCGGCGATACGCTGATGACCGGCAGTTTCCCGATCCTGGGACAGCCCGTGATGTCCGAGGGCCTGTCCGATGATCGGGCCTGGATCAGGACTCTTCAAAAGATGAAGGCCCTCTCGCCGGAGAAGATCATTCCGGGTCACGGACCCCTGGGCGGTGTCGAGGATATCGATTTCTTCATCGGGCTTCAAACCTATTTTCTCGACGAGGTGATCCCTATGTACGAACAGGGGAAGACCACGGAGGAAATCATCCAAACCGTCGAGAACGGTCTCCCCGAACGGTATGCGAACCTCCCCCAGGTCTGGGGGACGCCCCGTTACGCGATCTTGAGAATTCTATGCAGCCTTACGGGCTGGCAGCAAATGAAACCCTCCGCCATTCCGAAGGTCGATCCGGAAATTTTAAAAATCCCGTTGAAAGAGCTGGAGGACTTTCCTCAATCCTACATTCGCGCGGCCGAGTTCTTCGAGAAGGAAAACAAACTGGATCTGGCGATCGGGATCATGGAGGAAGGATGCGAGCGTCATTCGATGGATCCCGGAATCTGGGTGGCGCGGGGGCGCCTGCTGTTGAAATGCTCCCGTGCCGCGGGCTCGGTGCTGGAACGGGCCGACTTTTTCCAGGAGGTCTGCCGGTCGGCCGAGAGGGCGCTTTCGATCGATCCGCGCCATGCCCCCGCGTTGGTCCTCTTCGGTTCCTACCATGCCATGGGAGCCTTCCGGAACGGCGACGATCCGACCGAGGCCATGATGCTCCTTGAACGGGCGCTGGCGCTTCCGATGGAGCCGGCCGAGGAGGCCAAGGCCCGCTTCTTCCTCGGGATCTGCTACCGCGCCATGGAACGCGAAGATATGGCAGTGGCCTGTTTCAACAGGGCGCTCGAGCTGGATCCCTCCTATGCCCCGCCGCGAATGGCCATGATGAGCGATGAGGAGATGCTTCGGGTTCCCGAGCGCTTTAAGGCCGGCGGCCCCCGTCCGTTTTAA
- a CDS encoding cytochrome c — MNYPKIILPVAAGVMMMIVVAACSLFEDKHVARGHELFTYYCSHCHGPSGKGNGYNAANLDPRPRDLTDSRESYMAEMSNEDIFKSIREGVAGAFPEAKKAPAGEAKKNAEDEEGGSPLMPYWGYTFSQEEIWDLVAYVRTLHKNTAEKITFKEEGGDASKKPALIKAQAPAFPDPNSPEGAKLAEDGKHLYETKYSCSGCHRVNGKGGQVGPDLSRAGFRLNANWIYQWIQYPQSFRSNTKMPAFNMPEAEAKAITMYLKTLHATSAESLGPPFGKGPT, encoded by the coding sequence ATGAATTACCCCAAGATCATTCTGCCCGTCGCGGCCGGGGTCATGATGATGATCGTCGTGGCGGCGTGCTCGTTGTTCGAGGATAAACACGTGGCCCGCGGCCATGAGCTGTTTACCTATTATTGTTCGCACTGTCATGGCCCCAGCGGGAAGGGAAACGGGTACAATGCCGCCAATCTGGATCCGCGGCCGAGGGACCTGACGGACAGCCGCGAATCGTACATGGCGGAAATGTCGAACGAAGATATTTTCAAGTCGATCCGTGAGGGGGTCGCCGGGGCTTTTCCGGAAGCCAAGAAAGCTCCGGCTGGCGAGGCCAAAAAGAATGCGGAGGATGAAGAGGGCGGATCGCCGTTGATGCCGTACTGGGGATACACCTTCTCCCAGGAAGAGATCTGGGATCTTGTCGCTTATGTCCGTACCCTTCACAAGAACACGGCCGAGAAGATCACCTTCAAGGAAGAAGGGGGCGATGCGTCGAAGAAACCCGCGTTGATCAAGGCCCAGGCCCCCGCGTTTCCGGACCCGAACTCGCCGGAGGGCGCCAAGCTCGCGGAAGATGGGAAACATCTGTACGAGACCAAATATTCCTGCTCGGGCTGTCATCGGGTCAACGGTAAGGGAGGGCAGGTCGGACCGGATCTCTCACGGGCCGGGTTCCGCTTGAATGCGAATTGGATCTATCAATGGATCCAGTATCCTCAATCCTTCCGAAGCAACACCAAGATGCCGGCCTTCAATATGCCCGAAGCCGAGGCCAAGGCAATCACGATGTACCTCAAGACGCTTCATGCGACCAGCGCCGAATCCCTCGGCCCGCCGTTCGGCAAGGGACCAACCTGA
- a CDS encoding cytochrome b N-terminal domain-containing protein, with amino-acid sequence MSLFQTIYNWIDERIDLKLLQAKMLNEPMPGGSSYAYAFGSALLFIFIMQATTGIFLMFYYAPTADHAWQSTQYILKELDFGWLILSIHFWGSSAMVVMVVCHMLQVFIWGAFKKPREMVWIAGIFLFLIVMGFGFTGYLLPWDQRAFWATTVGVEIMDKAPIVGDFMARFLRGGPSAGAQTLSRFFVIHVMILPAALVIMFSLHLFFFRKAGPAGPFKAVKPVLEAKMEYFFPRQVYKDIVVMAGVFLVIAGLAIWSPVELLDQASPEPTDYNPEPEWYFLFLFQLLRLKIFSGQFGEFLGAIALPGLFILLLLSLPFINRNPERHPLKRPFAMSAVALLMVAIVVLTWMAIASRSQ; translated from the coding sequence ATGTCGTTATTTCAAACCATCTACAACTGGATCGATGAGCGGATCGATCTGAAGCTGCTCCAGGCCAAGATGCTCAACGAGCCGATGCCGGGCGGTTCAAGCTATGCCTACGCCTTCGGCTCCGCCCTCCTTTTTATCTTTATCATGCAGGCGACGACGGGGATCTTTCTAATGTTCTATTATGCCCCGACGGCCGATCACGCCTGGCAAAGCACTCAGTATATATTGAAAGAGCTCGATTTCGGCTGGCTCATACTCAGCATTCATTTCTGGGGCTCCTCCGCCATGGTGGTGATGGTGGTCTGCCACATGCTCCAGGTTTTTATCTGGGGCGCGTTCAAGAAACCCCGCGAGATGGTCTGGATCGCCGGAATTTTCCTGTTTCTGATTGTCATGGGCTTCGGTTTCACGGGATACCTGTTGCCCTGGGATCAACGCGCCTTCTGGGCGACGACCGTCGGCGTTGAGATCATGGACAAGGCCCCCATCGTGGGCGATTTCATGGCCCGCTTCCTGCGGGGCGGCCCCTCGGCCGGCGCGCAGACCCTGAGCCGCTTTTTCGTCATCCATGTGATGATCCTTCCGGCGGCGCTGGTGATCATGTTTTCCCTGCATCTTTTCTTTTTCCGGAAGGCCGGACCGGCCGGCCCCTTCAAGGCCGTCAAGCCGGTGCTCGAGGCCAAGATGGAGTATTTCTTCCCGAGACAGGTTTACAAGGACATCGTCGTCATGGCGGGGGTCTTCCTGGTGATCGCCGGGCTGGCCATTTGGTCCCCGGTGGAGTTATTGGATCAGGCGTCGCCGGAGCCGACCGATTACAATCCGGAGCCGGAATGGTACTTCCTGTTTCTGTTCCAGCTGCTCCGGCTGAAGATATTTTCGGGACAGTTCGGGGAGTTTCTGGGGGCGATCGCCCTTCCGGGGCTCTTTATTCTGTTGCTGTTGTCGCTGCCCTTCATCAACCGGAATCCGGAGCGTCATCCGCTCAAGCGGCCCTTTGCGATGAGCGCGGTGGCTTTGTTGATGGTCGCGATCGTGGTCCTGACCTGGATGGCGATCGCCAGCCGGTCGCAATGA
- a CDS encoding ethylbenzene dehydrogenase-related protein translates to MTGFMRKKWIAGLLFGSGLSLVIAGLPSAASAQETGGVVVFSKLIKGEVPGEDPTAAIWDTVPSVEFPMSAQVHWDPRIFSVTVHSVQVKSVHNGTQMAILLTYKDPTNDPGDAAALEFMVGDKKAHFAHGQPMAQVEGGPVNIWYWKNADQSVNDMWAKGFGTLKPQEHQDVKGKGAYKNGEWRVVFSRPLTDGDPEDAQFPAGKFQNIAFAVWDGANNEKGAQKAVTSWWYFRPEPKADPTVYLYTGAVVLLVGVIELVVVRKLRRKDRAA, encoded by the coding sequence ATGACTGGGTTCATGCGGAAAAAATGGATCGCCGGCCTTCTGTTCGGGTCGGGGCTGTCGTTGGTGATCGCGGGGCTTCCGTCGGCGGCGTCCGCCCAGGAGACCGGTGGGGTGGTGGTCTTCTCCAAGCTGATCAAGGGAGAGGTTCCGGGCGAAGACCCGACAGCCGCGATCTGGGACACGGTCCCGTCGGTGGAGTTTCCGATGAGCGCGCAGGTCCATTGGGATCCGCGCATTTTTTCCGTGACGGTTCATTCGGTCCAGGTCAAGTCGGTCCACAACGGCACGCAGATGGCGATCCTCCTGACCTACAAGGATCCGACGAACGATCCCGGAGACGCCGCCGCGCTGGAATTCATGGTCGGCGACAAGAAGGCCCATTTTGCCCATGGGCAGCCGATGGCCCAGGTCGAGGGCGGGCCGGTCAATATTTGGTACTGGAAGAACGCGGACCAGAGCGTCAATGACATGTGGGCCAAAGGCTTCGGGACCTTGAAGCCCCAGGAGCATCAGGACGTAAAGGGGAAAGGCGCCTATAAGAACGGTGAGTGGAGGGTCGTTTTCTCCCGGCCGTTGACCGATGGAGACCCGGAGGACGCCCAATTTCCGGCCGGGAAGTTCCAGAACATCGCCTTTGCCGTCTGGGACGGCGCCAATAACGAGAAAGGCGCGCAGAAAGCGGTCACATCCTGGTGGTACTTTCGCCCCGAGCCCAAGGCCGACCCCACCGTGTATCTGTATACCGGAGCGGTTGTGCTCCTGGTCGGCGTCATCGAGCTGGTGGTCGTCCGGAAGTTGCGGAGAAAGGATCGAGCGGCATGA
- a CDS encoding cytochrome ubiquinol oxidase subunit I: MISRGTGSGPRSAAGFSSALFMLLLGVGSSAWAQQTSGSPVEYRDIAWIGSRNMVWIVAQIHLLFAGFVLGVPIFALVCEFVGVRTKDARYDRLAKEFTKLLTSAYATTALFGGILLFCLIGFYPKLWNYMTNIFFPTFLIYGLLFLLETPTLYLYWYGWESMQNRKWLHLFLGILLNIFGFFIMIVSNSWATFQASPVVLTESLGYWGKVWAAVNNPTWWPVNIHRLIANVVLGGFICGAYAGIRYLGSKTREEREHYDWMGYVGNFIGIFGMLPLPFAGYWLMREIYQYNQQMGITLMGGFLSWLFILQAMLIGVLFLGANYYFWLGIIHRLEGGVQYRKQIVTMLTVLVLALGVWMTPHSLVASLQEARLMGGTHHPLLGVFGVMSAKMTVVNIIILVTFMSFLIYWRAGKQATVTWAKGAVIGVSVMFFLAAIAVIILGVWGYFVPAIIRINYFSTSQVLIVLAVLLTATPLTGAVLKSAKTTKEMKWGVMPAKAQYALVLNATTVVLLMTLMGYARSSSRQYWHIFGVMRDTSPYAYSPALGYAAAFMSLNTFLFFLLVAFIFGVASMGPKEHAGARSK; encoded by the coding sequence ATGATCTCTCGGGGAACGGGATCGGGGCCGCGTTCCGCGGCCGGTTTTTCAAGCGCCCTCTTCATGCTGTTGTTGGGGGTGGGAAGCTCGGCGTGGGCGCAGCAGACGTCCGGGAGTCCGGTCGAGTACCGGGACATCGCCTGGATCGGCAGCCGGAACATGGTCTGGATCGTGGCGCAGATTCATCTGCTGTTCGCGGGTTTCGTTTTGGGGGTCCCGATCTTTGCGCTGGTCTGCGAGTTCGTCGGGGTGCGGACCAAGGATGCGCGCTATGACCGCCTGGCCAAGGAGTTCACGAAACTTCTCACCTCCGCCTACGCCACCACGGCCCTGTTCGGCGGGATCTTGTTGTTCTGCCTCATCGGCTTCTATCCGAAACTCTGGAACTACATGACGAACATCTTTTTCCCGACCTTCCTGATCTACGGGCTGCTCTTTCTTTTGGAGACGCCCACGCTCTATCTATACTGGTACGGCTGGGAATCGATGCAAAACCGCAAGTGGCTTCATTTGTTCCTGGGCATTCTTCTGAACATCTTCGGCTTTTTCATCATGATCGTCTCCAACTCCTGGGCGACTTTCCAGGCCTCACCCGTCGTGTTGACCGAGTCGTTGGGTTACTGGGGAAAGGTCTGGGCGGCCGTGAACAATCCCACCTGGTGGCCGGTGAACATCCATCGATTGATCGCCAACGTCGTGCTGGGGGGGTTTATCTGCGGGGCCTATGCCGGCATCCGCTACCTTGGGTCCAAAACCCGGGAGGAGCGCGAGCATTACGACTGGATGGGTTACGTCGGAAATTTCATCGGGATCTTCGGGATGCTGCCGCTGCCGTTCGCCGGCTACTGGCTGATGCGCGAGATCTATCAGTACAACCAGCAGATGGGCATCACGTTGATGGGCGGCTTCCTTTCATGGTTGTTCATCCTTCAGGCGATGCTGATCGGCGTGCTGTTCCTCGGAGCGAACTATTATTTCTGGCTGGGAATCATCCATCGTTTGGAGGGAGGCGTCCAGTACCGGAAGCAGATCGTCACCATGCTAACCGTCCTGGTCCTTGCCCTCGGAGTTTGGATGACGCCGCACAGCCTCGTGGCGAGCCTTCAGGAGGCCCGGTTGATGGGCGGGACGCATCACCCGCTCCTGGGCGTTTTCGGGGTGATGTCGGCCAAGATGACCGTGGTCAACATCATCATCCTCGTCACCTTCATGAGCTTTCTCATTTATTGGCGGGCCGGAAAACAAGCGACGGTGACCTGGGCCAAGGGCGCGGTGATCGGGGTGAGCGTGATGTTTTTCCTGGCCGCCATCGCCGTAATCATTTTGGGAGTCTGGGGCTATTTTGTCCCGGCCATCATCCGGATCAATTATTTCTCGACATCGCAGGTCTTGATCGTGCTCGCGGTTCTTCTGACGGCCACGCCGCTGACCGGGGCGGTCTTGAAAAGCGCAAAAACGACGAAAGAGATGAAGTGGGGCGTCATGCCGGCCAAGGCCCAATACGCGCTGGTACTCAATGCGACGACGGTCGTATTGCTGATGACGCTGATGGGGTACGCGCGATCGTCTTCACGCCAGTACTGGCATATCTTCGGTGTGATGCGGGACACATCGCCGTACGCCTATTCCCCGGCGCTGGGATACGCGGCGGCCTTCATGTCGCTCAACACGTTCCTTTTCTTCCTTCTGGTGGCTTTTATCTTCGGCGTGGCCTCCATGGGGCCGAAGGAACATGCGGGTGCGCGATCCAAGTAG